A single window of Rana temporaria chromosome 1, aRanTem1.1, whole genome shotgun sequence DNA harbors:
- the LPL gene encoding lipoprotein lipase: MRRGEILALFIWMHSLLDSYKVIATTEPTTAIANIVGKKTDFKDIESKFALRTPNEPDEDTCYLIPGQEHSIAECNFNQTSKTFVVIHGWTVTGMYESWVPKLVDALYRREPDSNVIVVDWLSRAQQHYPVSAGYTQLVGQDVASFIDWMEEELNYPVDNIHILGYSLGAHAAGVAGSLTKNKVNRITGLDPAGPSFEYAETSVTLSPDDAYFVDVVHTYSVGTPDRSIGIQRPVGHIDIYPNGGNFQPGCNIGETIRLMAEKGLRGFTEMDQIVKCSHERSIHLFIDSLLNEEKPSMAYRCNSKEAFDKGLCLSCRKNRCNTLGYKVNKIRGKRSAKMFMKTSSQMPFKVFHYQVKVHFFGKNNLTVTNQPLLVSLYGTKGESENRPLRLAEMSTNKTYSYLIFTELDVGELLMLKVKWEKESFFSWSDWFTAYAFDIQKIRIKSGELQKKLIFCPENGKHATLTRGKGSVVFVRCNENSIVKNHK, from the exons TTGCAAATATCGTCGGGAAGAAAACTGATTTCAAAgacattgaaagcaaatttgcaCTGCGTACTCCGAATGAGCCAGATGAAGACACCTGTTACCTTATCCCTGGACAAGAACACTCTATTGCAGAATGCAACTTCAACCaaacaagtaaaacatttgtGGTTATACATGGATGGACG GTAACTGGCATGTATGAGAGTTGGGTCCCTAAATTAGTAGATGCCCTATATAGAAGAGAGCCAGACTCAAATGTGATTGTAGTAGATTGGCTATCTCGAGCACAGCAGCACTACCCAGTTTCAGCTGGATACACACAACTGGTGGGACAGGATGTCGCAAGTTTCATTGACTGGATGGAA GAAGAGCTCAACTATCCTGTGGACAACATTCACATTTTGGGATATAGTCTTGGTGCTCATGCAGCAGGTGTTGCTGGAAGTCTCACCAAAAATAAAGTTAACAGAATAACAG GTTTGGATCCAGCTGGGCCGAGTTTTGAATATGCCGAAACTTCAGTGACTTTGTCTCCTGATGATGCTTATTTTGTGGATGTGGTGCATACATACAGTGTGGGTACCCCAGACCGTAGCATAGGCATCCAAAGGCCTGTTGGACATATTGATATTTACCCAAATGGTGGAAACTTTCAGCCAGGATGCAATATTGGAGAAACAATTCGGCTAATGGCAGAAAAAGGTCTACGGGGCTTTACAG AAATGGACCAGATTGTGAAGTGCTCCCATGAACGCTCCATCCACCTCTTCATTGACTCACTTCTTAATGAAGAGAAACCGAGCATGGCCTATCGTTGCAATTCAAAGGAAGCCTTTGATAAAGGACTTTGTCTAAGCTGCAGAAAGAATCGCTGTAATACATTGGGTTACAAAGTCAATAAGATACGTGGGAAAAGAAGTGCCAAGATGTTCATGAAAACTAGTTCTCAGATGCCTTTTAAAG TGTTCCACTATCAAGTGAAAGTCCATTTCTTTGGAAAGAATAACTTAACTGTTACCAACCAACCTTTACTGGTCTCCTTGTATGGTACTAAAGGGGAAAGTGAAAACAGGCCACTCCGACT GGCTGAAATGTCTACAAACAAAACCTATTCATATTTGATCTTCACTGAACTGGATGTAGGTGAGCTGTTGATGTTGAAAGTTAAATGGGAGAAGGAATCATTCTTCAGCTGGTCAGACTGGTTTACAGCATACGCATTCGATATTCAGAAGATCAGGATAAAGTCGGGAGAGTTGCAGAAAAA gttaattttttgtcCTGAGAATGGGAAGCATGCAACTCTTACAAGAGGAAAAGGCTCAGTGGTATTTGTGAGGTGTAATGAAAACTCCATTGTGAAGAATCATAAATG A